The Flavobacteriaceae bacterium 3519-10 genome includes a window with the following:
- a CDS encoding Uroporphyrinogen III decarboxylase has protein sequence MIKNDLYLKALRGETVERPPVWMMRQAGRFLPEFRALRDQYDFFTRCQTPELAAEITMMPIRRYPLDAAILFSDILVVPQAMGINFEMKENLGPWLETPIRTLAQVQEVEVPNVNDTLGYVFDAIELTLHKLDNNIPLIGFAGSPWTILCYCVEGKGSKTFDVAKKFCFENPEAAHLLLQKITDTTIAYLKRKVEKGVSAVQVFDSWGGMLSPYDYQEFSWPYINQIVEALSELTHVVVFGKGCWFALEEMTLSKSSALGVDWTIRPEIARKLVGENMTLQGNFDPSRLYSSPETITRMVHEMINRFGKDKYIVNLGHGILPNIPLENAEAFIRAVVDWKPN, from the coding sequence ATGATTAAGAATGACCTGTATTTAAAAGCATTACGAGGAGAAACCGTAGAAAGGCCGCCGGTATGGATGATGAGACAGGCCGGAAGGTTTCTGCCGGAATTCCGCGCACTTCGGGATCAATACGATTTCTTTACGCGTTGCCAGACGCCGGAACTCGCCGCCGAAATCACCATGATGCCTATCCGCCGCTATCCGCTTGATGCTGCGATCTTATTTTCCGATATCCTGGTCGTTCCACAGGCGATGGGAATTAATTTCGAGATGAAAGAAAACCTCGGCCCATGGCTTGAGACCCCAATACGTACTCTGGCGCAGGTTCAGGAAGTTGAAGTTCCTAATGTTAATGATACTTTGGGCTATGTTTTTGATGCCATTGAACTCACCCTTCATAAACTCGATAATAACATTCCGCTCATCGGTTTTGCCGGTTCACCCTGGACGATTTTATGTTATTGTGTAGAAGGGAAAGGCTCGAAAACCTTTGATGTTGCGAAGAAATTCTGTTTTGAGAATCCTGAAGCGGCTCATTTATTACTTCAGAAAATTACCGATACTACAATCGCTTATCTTAAAAGAAAAGTTGAGAAAGGCGTTTCTGCCGTACAGGTCTTCGATTCGTGGGGCGGAATGCTTTCACCGTACGATTATCAGGAGTTTTCATGGCCGTATATCAACCAGATTGTTGAGGCTTTAAGCGAACTCACACATGTTGTGGTTTTCGGTAAAGGCTGCTGGTTTGCGCTGGAGGAAATGACGTTGTCTAAATCTTCTGCATTGGGCGTAGACTGGACAATCCGTCCGGAAATCGCGAGAAAGCTTGTAGGCGAAAACATGACACTTCAAGGAAATTTCGATCCTTCAAGATTATATTCATCGCCTGAAACCATCACAAGAATGGTTCATGAAATGATTAACCGTTTCGGAAAAGATAAATATATTGTGAATTTGGGCCACGGGATTTTACCAAATATCCCTCTGGAAAACGCTGAAGCCTTCATCCGCGCGGTGGTTGACTGGAAGCCGAATTAA
- a CDS encoding GNAT family acetyltransferase, with the protein MNLKRTAMQQLNTVETERLTLKAISEADADLIFRLYNEPKFIEFIGDRNIGSPEDARKYIIARFLPLAQKLGFGNYVIFRKLDHEKLGAVGIFERDGLDVYDIGFSLLPEFENKGYAFEAAKALLDAAFSKLGIHRISAITTHNNFSSQKLIEKLGLKYIKTVRLPNDTEELRYYEIQDQSIKKETP; encoded by the coding sequence CAATGCAACAATTAAACACCGTGGAAACAGAACGGCTGACGCTGAAAGCAATTTCGGAAGCAGATGCAGATCTGATTTTCAGACTTTACAATGAACCCAAGTTCATCGAATTTATTGGCGACAGAAACATTGGCTCACCCGAAGATGCCCGCAAATACATAATCGCGCGCTTTCTTCCACTGGCGCAAAAACTGGGTTTCGGAAATTATGTAATTTTTCGGAAATTAGATCACGAAAAACTCGGCGCTGTCGGGATTTTCGAGCGGGATGGACTTGATGTATACGACATCGGCTTTTCGCTGCTGCCTGAATTTGAAAACAAGGGCTACGCTTTCGAAGCTGCAAAAGCGCTGCTGGACGCCGCGTTTTCAAAGCTTGGGATCCACCGCATTTCTGCTATCACGACTCACAACAACTTTTCTTCGCAGAAACTGATAGAAAAACTCGGTTTGAAATACATTAAAACAGTGCGTCTACCAAATGATACCGAGGAATTGCGCTACTATGAAATTCAGGATCAGTCCATAAAAAAAGAAACGCCGTAA